The Sediminitomix flava genome includes a window with the following:
- a CDS encoding helix-turn-helix domain-containing protein gives MLELIYQEANIEQLFEVLTKELKRDARDGNHFLYTQDDSFIHFYFYKLIQGFDVFLSNCKYKEDIHTQRLPDNDPDLIFINIVRIGDVSHELVNEEGQKHLDADSQKRILIYNGMYPIETYFKANTHFQSLGYYVSKEAFFELMPDHQSVFRKLFPGTEGLAYYTFLPIELNPLLDDVFHLREKVIGSNPLILARALEIFALLFQSIIGMLDKDDLNGLHYDDYQRLLKIRTVLSGNFDQKIVIDDLAKEFGVSVSKLQRDFKILFNSTIYQYHLNEKMEEAYRRLKSGTQSITEVSMDMGYENPSKFSAMFKKIKGMNPNEVLISK, from the coding sequence ATGCTTGAATTAATTTATCAGGAAGCGAATATTGAACAATTATTTGAGGTATTGACAAAAGAATTGAAAAGAGATGCTAGAGATGGCAATCACTTTCTTTACACTCAAGATGATTCCTTTATCCACTTCTATTTTTATAAACTTATTCAGGGGTTTGATGTCTTCTTATCAAACTGTAAATACAAGGAGGACATTCACACACAGAGGTTACCTGATAATGACCCCGATCTTATTTTTATTAATATTGTTAGAATCGGAGATGTTTCTCATGAATTAGTAAATGAAGAAGGTCAAAAACATTTAGACGCCGATAGTCAGAAAAGAATATTGATTTACAACGGCATGTACCCAATAGAAACGTATTTTAAAGCGAATACACATTTCCAATCATTAGGTTATTATGTTTCTAAAGAAGCTTTCTTTGAATTGATGCCTGATCATCAATCGGTTTTCCGTAAGTTATTCCCTGGTACTGAAGGTTTGGCTTACTATACTTTCCTCCCTATCGAATTAAACCCCTTACTGGACGATGTATTTCATTTAAGGGAAAAAGTGATAGGTTCCAATCCTCTTATTCTAGCTCGAGCATTAGAGATCTTTGCTTTATTATTTCAATCTATTATTGGGATGTTGGATAAGGATGACCTGAATGGATTGCATTATGATGATTATCAAAGGCTCTTAAAAATAAGAACTGTATTGAGTGGTAATTTTGATCAGAAAATAGTGATAGATGACCTTGCAAAAGAATTTGGTGTAAGTGTTTCAAAGTTGCAGAGAGACTTTAAAATACTCTTCAATTCAACTATTTATCAATATCATCTTAATGAAAAAATGGAGGAAGCCTATAGAAGATTGAAAAGTGGAACCCAATCGATCACTGAAGTAAGTATGGATATGGGCTATGAAAACCCATCCAAGTTCTCAGCCATGTTTAAAAAGATAAAAGGCATGAACCCGAATGAAGTATTAATATCCAAGTAA
- a CDS encoding SIMPL domain-containing protein (The SIMPL domain is named for its presence in mouse protein SIMPL (signalling molecule that associates with mouse pelle-like kinase). Bacterial member BP26, from Brucella, was shown to assemble into a channel-like structure, while YggE from E. coli has been associated with resistance to oxidative stress.) encodes MKFSFLISCISFFLISLQLSAQETTLQLASQNYIEVMGESKIELEPNQIFINIRFKNYMAKVNKDVSLEKALFEQLNELKIDLTKQLEIRYDPNHLNANSKLMSSENTAKVELTQLRKNYIVQLGSAVEAEQLINSLKKNKDIVFELERIDHTNLESFKSKVQQEAIKEAKAKAEELTSAIGQSIRKASLIREIESATSSEPSKNVFISAQYPNGIDHTPEKSFQKIILEAKYLVRFDLHWN; translated from the coding sequence ATGAAGTTCTCCTTTTTAATCTCTTGTATTTCTTTTTTTCTAATTTCATTACAGTTAAGTGCTCAGGAAACAACGCTACAGTTGGCTAGTCAAAACTATATCGAAGTGATGGGGGAGTCTAAAATTGAGTTAGAGCCTAATCAGATATTTATTAATATCCGATTCAAAAATTATATGGCAAAAGTCAATAAAGATGTGTCTTTGGAAAAAGCACTTTTTGAGCAATTGAATGAATTGAAGATAGACCTCACTAAACAATTGGAAATACGTTATGACCCAAATCATTTGAATGCAAATTCAAAGTTGATGAGTAGTGAAAACACAGCTAAAGTTGAGCTTACGCAATTAAGAAAGAATTATATCGTTCAGTTGGGGAGTGCCGTAGAAGCAGAACAATTGATCAATTCTTTGAAGAAAAATAAAGATATCGTATTTGAATTGGAACGTATCGACCACACAAACTTGGAGTCGTTCAAATCGAAAGTGCAGCAAGAGGCGATTAAGGAGGCTAAGGCGAAAGCAGAAGAACTTACATCGGCGATTGGTCAAAGTATTCGAAAGGCAAGTCTAATCAGAGAAATCGAATCAGCTACATCTTCAGAGCCTTCCAAAAATGTTTTCATTTCGGCTCAATATCCAAATGGTATAGACCATACTCCAGAAAAATCATTTCAGAAAATTATCCTAGAGGCGAAGTACTTAGTTCGGTTTGATTTGCACTGGAATTAG
- a CDS encoding DUF1214 domain-containing protein: MIALAFASCQVQSDSNSEASTAIEYEKSGYLTDASVSKMYDEMAFHGATQSYLWGTSVMVNQMWRLANLKVGGPLDFVTYNTPEQKYNIITSNLNTPYMVAFPNLEESGPLILEIPEGKTGGIINDIESRWVADLGLAGKDLGKGAKYLILHEKMEEPANHDADFVIRVRTNLFWIGTRILVAGEEETKRLQEGHKLYPLGAEPDTKVLNIGNTYYEGWWPEGYAFWEGLHEVVQIEDFPEETRYILQFLKRVGIEKGKPFNPTAKQKEILIKAAEYGKAMAEALSNGRDHLIEPFYGEGSKYTVHLGGLTNPIHYNEEGNYKELDGLASYTYEAFSMSEGMMKNLIGVGSKYLASYKDADGAWLDGSNTYQITIPADVPMKQFWSFIVYSQATRCFVQNKDRRPGVTSREELEVNSDGSVTITIGPSKPEGVLDNNFIYSNPDEGWFTYFRIYAPTEKYFDKTWVLPAIERVK, translated from the coding sequence ATGATAGCTTTAGCATTTGCTAGCTGTCAGGTACAATCCGATTCAAATAGTGAAGCCTCAACAGCGATCGAATATGAAAAATCGGGCTATCTAACCGATGCTTCTGTCTCGAAAATGTATGATGAGATGGCCTTTCATGGTGCTACCCAATCTTATCTTTGGGGAACATCAGTAATGGTAAATCAAATGTGGCGTCTTGCCAATCTAAAAGTTGGTGGCCCCCTTGATTTTGTTACTTACAACACCCCTGAGCAGAAGTATAATATTATTACCTCAAACTTGAATACACCCTACATGGTAGCTTTTCCAAACTTGGAGGAGTCCGGTCCATTAATCCTGGAGATTCCCGAAGGGAAAACAGGGGGTATAATCAATGATATTGAGAGTCGTTGGGTAGCTGATCTTGGTTTGGCTGGCAAAGATCTAGGAAAAGGAGCAAAATACTTAATCTTACATGAGAAGATGGAAGAGCCAGCTAATCATGACGCTGACTTTGTGATCAGAGTAAGAACCAATCTGTTCTGGATCGGGACGAGAATTCTTGTTGCTGGCGAGGAAGAAACAAAACGTCTTCAAGAAGGACATAAGCTTTACCCATTGGGTGCAGAACCAGATACCAAAGTATTGAATATTGGGAATACCTACTACGAAGGGTGGTGGCCAGAAGGTTATGCATTCTGGGAAGGACTGCATGAAGTTGTACAGATCGAAGATTTCCCTGAGGAAACAAGATATATTCTACAGTTCTTGAAGCGTGTAGGTATTGAAAAAGGAAAACCATTTAACCCTACTGCAAAGCAGAAAGAAATTTTAATCAAAGCGGCTGAATATGGCAAGGCGATGGCTGAAGCACTTTCTAACGGTCGTGATCATTTGATTGAGCCATTCTATGGTGAGGGCTCTAAATATACAGTCCACCTAGGCGGACTCACTAACCCAATCCATTACAATGAAGAGGGTAACTATAAGGAGTTGGATGGTCTAGCATCATACACCTATGAGGCTTTCTCAATGTCGGAAGGAATGATGAAAAACCTAATTGGCGTAGGATCTAAATACCTAGCTTCATACAAAGATGCTGATGGTGCATGGCTTGATGGTTCGAACACTTATCAGATCACGATTCCTGCCGATGTGCCCATGAAGCAATTCTGGTCATTTATTGTCTATTCGCAAGCTACACGTTGTTTTGTGCAGAATAAGGATCGTAGACCTGGAGTTACTTCTCGTGAAGAACTTGAAGTGAATAGCGATGGTTCGGTGACCATTACTATTGGTCCATCAAAACCAGAAGGTGTGTTGGATAATAACTTTATCTACTCCAACCCAGATGAAGGATGGTTTACCTATTTCAGAATCTATGCTCCAACAGAAAAGTATTTTGATAAGACTTGGGTACTACCTGCCATTGAGAGGGTAAAGTAG
- a CDS encoding DUF1214 domain-containing protein, translating into MKFIEHITFKTILAVLLLIYGANSSALSQNMSSEESSEINIEKKRFERRAFESAIWGQPLVAGNQMIEGAIEARQKLNQVAYFSQPPNWKFQQPTPNNSTLYLQLIYDVKDSPVVIEIPAETEQFKVFGSLLDVWQRPVVDVGGAGDDKGKGGKYFLYQADDESITVPEGYYPVPLRTYRGYGTIRIILPNNAPETLADAEEYIKTKSAQYYYNDSERLPHMDIYDMEYASVFPFDHTFFEKLQKVVNYEEIRVEDKYAMGMLSSIGIEKGGNFSPSEEQKVILDNIMSEVHLELQDHILNLPPMRWGDHSHWALPVAPSMIATQMTYEDENKIYVDDKAFTFYMYISPPVKLGKATAYLKLTHDKEGNVLDGKKNYKLTVPPNVPVSQFWSVLAYDLATASYIRNSDRIGLASTEEPQMNADGTCDIYFGPNELNNGVNYIPTEAIEHFFLLFRFYGPEKAYQDNSWMLNDIVEIK; encoded by the coding sequence ATGAAATTTATAGAGCATATCACATTCAAGACGATTTTGGCTGTCCTACTTTTAATTTATGGTGCAAATAGTAGTGCATTGAGTCAAAATATGAGCTCAGAGGAATCTTCAGAAATCAATATAGAAAAGAAGCGTTTTGAGCGAAGAGCGTTCGAATCTGCCATTTGGGGCCAACCATTGGTAGCAGGTAATCAAATGATTGAAGGAGCGATTGAAGCAAGACAAAAACTCAATCAAGTAGCTTACTTCTCTCAGCCTCCTAACTGGAAATTCCAACAACCGACACCTAATAACTCCACGCTCTATCTACAGCTTATTTATGATGTAAAAGATTCGCCTGTAGTAATTGAAATCCCTGCCGAAACAGAGCAATTCAAAGTATTTGGTTCCTTACTTGATGTTTGGCAAAGACCTGTTGTCGATGTTGGTGGAGCCGGAGATGATAAAGGAAAAGGTGGAAAATATTTCTTATACCAAGCCGATGACGAGAGCATTACAGTACCTGAGGGATACTATCCGGTGCCATTGAGAACCTACCGAGGTTATGGAACAATTCGTATTATTCTCCCGAACAATGCCCCTGAGACATTAGCTGATGCAGAAGAATATATCAAGACCAAGTCAGCACAGTATTATTACAACGATAGTGAGAGATTGCCTCATATGGACATCTACGATATGGAATATGCATCCGTATTTCCTTTCGACCATACATTCTTCGAGAAGCTTCAAAAGGTTGTCAACTATGAAGAAATCAGAGTAGAAGATAAATACGCGATGGGCATGCTGAGCTCTATCGGAATTGAGAAAGGAGGGAATTTTTCTCCTTCTGAAGAACAAAAAGTAATTCTTGATAACATAATGAGCGAAGTGCATCTTGAACTTCAAGATCATATTTTAAATCTTCCGCCGATGCGTTGGGGAGATCATTCTCATTGGGCACTTCCTGTAGCACCTTCTATGATTGCGACTCAAATGACCTATGAGGATGAAAACAAGATCTATGTAGATGATAAGGCATTTACTTTCTATATGTACATCTCACCTCCAGTGAAATTAGGAAAAGCAACAGCTTACCTAAAATTGACACATGACAAAGAAGGTAATGTATTAGACGGAAAGAAAAACTATAAGCTGACAGTACCTCCCAATGTACCTGTATCTCAGTTCTGGTCTGTGCTTGCTTATGACCTTGCTACGGCTTCATATATCCGAAACTCAGATCGAATCGGACTTGCTTCCACAGAAGAACCACAAATGAATGCGGATGGTACTTGTGATATTTACTTCGGTCCAAATGAACTTAACAATGGTGTAAACTACATTCCTACAGAAGCCATTGAGCATTTCTTTTTGCTGTTCAGATTCTATGGTCCAGAGAAGGCTTACCAAGATAACTCATGGATGTTGAATGATATTGTTGAAATCAAGTAA
- a CDS encoding helix-turn-helix domain-containing protein, translating to MDESDRLRIETIEHAPKRFYEGLSEKYGGKWDGTRFSGKTNFGEVNAVLLEYPNQMLVSLADYTLQQVVEVVNQPQEGERMVSIRIGFHGSMIGQSQKMGYSEGILVYDANRPFKVLFPANKLIRWMSIQFPLSVIESWMPKENQDVKFLNSLHEEDNWFFYYRLTPEIEALVRDASMYLNNSKLVRPLLYARAFEIIARIMLLVEEDSSKVVISKKIHPDDFDLMYQIKEQLLSDLSQLPNIDVLSTQFNMSSSKLQRSFKAVFELPIIKFYNRHRLEEANRLLKYSNKSIIEISDELGFHSASHLSRKFKGQFGYSPNSLRNDL from the coding sequence ATGGACGAAAGTGATCGCTTAAGAATAGAAACAATAGAACATGCTCCAAAACGGTTTTATGAGGGTTTAAGTGAAAAATATGGAGGGAAATGGGATGGTACACGCTTTTCAGGTAAAACAAACTTTGGAGAAGTGAATGCTGTGTTATTAGAATATCCAAATCAAATGCTGGTTTCATTAGCTGATTATACTCTTCAGCAAGTTGTAGAAGTCGTCAATCAACCACAAGAAGGTGAAAGAATGGTTTCTATTCGAATAGGTTTTCATGGCAGTATGATAGGGCAATCACAAAAGATGGGCTATTCAGAAGGTATTTTAGTCTACGATGCCAATAGACCTTTTAAAGTGCTGTTTCCAGCCAATAAATTAATTCGATGGATGTCTATCCAATTTCCGTTATCTGTTATAGAAAGTTGGATGCCTAAAGAAAATCAAGATGTTAAGTTTTTAAATAGTCTTCATGAAGAAGATAATTGGTTTTTCTATTATCGTTTGACACCCGAAATTGAAGCTTTGGTGAGAGATGCGTCTATGTATTTAAATAATTCAAAGTTAGTACGTCCTTTGCTCTATGCGAGAGCTTTTGAAATTATCGCTCGAATTATGTTATTAGTAGAAGAAGATTCGAGTAAAGTAGTAATAAGTAAAAAAATACATCCTGATGACTTTGACCTCATGTATCAGATAAAAGAACAATTGTTGAGTGACTTATCTCAATTGCCGAATATTGATGTATTAAGTACACAATTCAATATGAGTAGTTCAAAGCTTCAACGTTCTTTTAAAGCCGTATTTGAATTGCCTATTATCAAATTTTATAATAGGCACCGTCTTGAAGAGGCTAATCGGTTGCTGAAATACTCCAACAAATCAATCATTGAAATAAGTGATGAGTTGGGTTTTCATAGTGCATCCCATCTAAGTCGAAAATTTAAGGGACAATTTGGCTATAGTCCCAATTCATTGAGAAATGATTTATGA
- a CDS encoding DUF1254 domain-containing protein — protein MKKRNSIPFLMAMMLLLSQLSFASKPIAQISKEEATTIAEDAYIFSLPLLLWEKQFQRITYTTEPKGLMAPMGQFGHARRFVDASNKMVVGFNVDVLYSFAGLDLREEPFVLSVPAIEDRYWIMQIINAWNDVPEAPGSRTHGEKACNFLIAGPNWEGQVPEGMELIRSNTNITCIGGRIYCSGEEADYAIVNALQDQVTLTPLSAWGTDFTPPANVPLADIEFPVDVNQAVLSMDVETYFNNTNRILAGSETYKADAPILAQMKKIGLEAGKEFSLDNFDAEVAVGIKAGFAQGHKRLMEIAENLGVIKNGWTVTYEMGRYGADYDLRAGWSYLGLGGNLIEDAFYPLTRVDQNDDELHGDHKYVLTFENGNMPPENAFWSLTMYDADAYLVENPLDRYALSNKTDLKYEADGSLKIYFQHERPSEDKVANWLPAPEGTFMMTLRVYAPKENAQNGEWIPPVVEKQ, from the coding sequence ATGAAAAAGAGAAATTCTATTCCATTTTTAATGGCAATGATGCTTTTGCTTTCTCAATTGAGTTTTGCATCTAAGCCGATTGCACAGATCAGTAAAGAAGAAGCAACAACGATTGCAGAAGACGCTTATATTTTTAGTTTACCACTATTGTTGTGGGAGAAGCAATTCCAACGCATCACTTATACTACGGAACCAAAAGGGCTGATGGCTCCTATGGGACAGTTCGGGCATGCTCGCCGATTTGTAGATGCTTCTAATAAAATGGTGGTAGGTTTCAATGTAGATGTCCTTTACTCTTTTGCGGGATTGGACTTGAGGGAAGAGCCTTTCGTGCTTTCCGTGCCTGCTATTGAAGACCGCTATTGGATCATGCAAATTATTAATGCATGGAATGATGTTCCGGAAGCTCCAGGCTCAAGAACACATGGAGAAAAAGCTTGTAACTTCTTGATCGCAGGTCCAAACTGGGAAGGTCAAGTTCCTGAAGGGATGGAGCTAATTCGTTCCAATACCAATATCACTTGTATTGGAGGGCGTATCTACTGTTCGGGTGAAGAAGCTGATTACGCAATTGTAAATGCACTACAAGATCAAGTGACACTGACACCGCTTTCAGCTTGGGGTACGGACTTCACACCTCCTGCAAATGTGCCCTTAGCCGATATTGAGTTTCCAGTGGATGTAAATCAAGCGGTACTTTCAATGGACGTTGAAACTTATTTCAACAATACCAACCGTATTTTGGCAGGAAGCGAAACTTACAAAGCAGATGCTCCGATTTTAGCTCAAATGAAAAAGATTGGTCTTGAAGCTGGAAAAGAATTCTCTCTTGACAATTTCGATGCTGAAGTAGCCGTAGGCATTAAAGCAGGTTTTGCACAAGGTCATAAACGACTAATGGAAATTGCAGAAAATCTTGGTGTGATTAAAAATGGCTGGACGGTGACTTACGAAATGGGTCGCTACGGTGCGGACTACGACTTGAGAGCAGGATGGAGTTATCTCGGTCTTGGCGGAAACTTGATTGAAGATGCCTTCTATCCATTAACACGTGTTGATCAAAATGATGATGAGCTTCATGGTGATCACAAATACGTATTAACTTTTGAGAACGGAAACATGCCTCCTGAAAATGCATTCTGGTCATTAACGATGTATGATGCGGATGCCTACTTGGTAGAGAACCCATTGGACAGATATGCATTGAGCAACAAAACGGATTTGAAGTATGAGGCTGATGGTTCATTGAAGATCTACTTCCAGCACGAGCGTCCGTCTGAAGATAAAGTGGCTAACTGGTTGCCAGCACCAGAAGGCACTTTCATGATGACACTAAGAGTGTATGCTCCTAAAGAAAATGCACAAAATGGGGAGTGGATTCCTCCGGTGGTAGAAAAGCAATAA
- a CDS encoding DUF1254 domain-containing protein, which produces MSKFLTTLFIALCFGSIAQTSDHRLSNNEIKELAKDAYLFGLPAVWIEHQYYVNSYATEAQNAKAPVNQFAHGRAFANAESREFVGANTDVLISSASINTTDEPLVITLPEMGDRFWLMQFINTWNGVPAVPTSRTHGGQARTFFVVSPEWSGEVPFGMDLVRTDTEITLIVLRTYCSGVEEYAEVNALQDEVKIIPYSQWNKDYQVPAHVALNETVDGTKDVNALVFGKSNETFFKDLSRLLIKNPAYTVDTPMMERIAKLGITPREDFSFEGFSKAQIKAIDEGVAEAKQAIFARARDLGELKNNWILTYDMGRFGTDYTYRSAWTMIGVGGNLLEDAFYPTTILDADGEILDGSKHNYTLTFTKENMPPAHTFWSLTMYDDESYLVANEIDRYRRGDRSDMTYNADGSVTIYMQAERPSEDKVSNWLPAPKRGFRVALRIYTPMESVFNKSWLPPAIQKNN; this is translated from the coding sequence ATGAGTAAATTTTTAACCACACTATTTATAGCCCTCTGTTTTGGAAGTATCGCTCAAACTTCAGATCACAGACTCAGTAATAATGAAATAAAGGAGCTAGCTAAAGATGCTTACTTATTCGGACTTCCTGCAGTATGGATAGAGCATCAATATTATGTAAACAGCTATGCTACAGAAGCGCAAAATGCCAAAGCACCTGTCAATCAATTTGCGCATGGTAGAGCATTTGCCAATGCTGAAAGTAGGGAGTTTGTCGGAGCGAACACAGACGTATTGATTTCATCTGCAAGTATCAATACAACAGACGAGCCTCTAGTAATTACGCTACCTGAAATGGGCGACCGCTTTTGGCTGATGCAGTTTATCAACACTTGGAACGGTGTTCCTGCAGTACCGACTTCAAGAACACATGGAGGACAAGCACGTACTTTCTTTGTCGTAAGCCCTGAGTGGTCTGGTGAGGTGCCATTTGGAATGGATCTAGTTCGTACAGATACTGAAATTACGCTGATCGTATTGAGAACCTATTGTAGTGGTGTTGAGGAATATGCAGAGGTTAATGCACTTCAGGATGAAGTTAAAATTATCCCTTATTCTCAATGGAATAAAGATTATCAAGTGCCAGCTCATGTTGCATTGAATGAAACGGTTGACGGTACAAAAGATGTGAATGCGCTTGTTTTTGGAAAGAGTAATGAAACATTCTTCAAAGACCTTTCTCGCCTATTGATCAAAAACCCTGCTTATACGGTAGATACACCCATGATGGAGCGCATTGCAAAATTGGGCATTACTCCCAGAGAAGACTTTTCATTTGAAGGTTTTAGCAAAGCACAAATCAAGGCGATTGATGAAGGTGTAGCAGAAGCTAAGCAAGCCATCTTTGCCAGAGCACGTGATTTGGGAGAGTTGAAAAACAACTGGATTTTAACTTATGACATGGGACGTTTTGGGACAGACTATACCTACCGTTCCGCATGGACAATGATTGGTGTAGGTGGAAACTTGCTCGAAGATGCCTTCTATCCAACAACCATCCTTGATGCGGATGGAGAAATCCTTGATGGAAGTAAACACAATTATACATTGACTTTCACGAAAGAAAATATGCCACCTGCACATACTTTCTGGTCATTGACCATGTATGACGACGAAAGTTATCTAGTGGCGAATGAAATTGATAGATATAGAAGGGGTGATCGTAGTGATATGACTTATAATGCAGACGGATCTGTAACCATTTATATGCAGGCAGAGCGTCCAAGCGAGGATAAAGTTTCAAACTGGTTGCCGGCCCCAAAAAGAGGCTTCCGTGTAGCGCTTAGAATTTATACGCCAATGGAATCTGTATTTAACAAATCATGGTTGCCTCCAGCAATTCAAAAAAACAACTAA
- a CDS encoding helix-turn-helix domain-containing protein, with the protein MEKSLRFINGAQAEELVENLKKVGKHTITNNHYRAEGEIGSFDIWLYDELETLLQVFVFDISLNELFEFEDIQTNEDIYTIRFALGAKVDYSDTQVGHGSPVGAVIYNSGQTIKNYIQPNQRLRGVTCRVEKAFLKRMSKENWKNIEGFLSLNKPWIYYESITPEMEQCILDMLQLQQNVNGRYGFTTGKIFELVTLFFLQFFSNRSLKAFAYISPRDKEILFEIKDRLLFDLTKSLSLQELSRDYGINIAKLRNLFFQVFGSTPLQFVMKERLFEAKRQIIMTNKSITEIADITGFTDTSHLGKLYRREFGVAPLVHRKRK; encoded by the coding sequence ATGGAAAAGTCTTTAAGATTTATAAATGGAGCACAAGCAGAAGAGTTAGTCGAAAACCTTAAGAAGGTCGGGAAACATACAATAACAAATAATCACTATAGGGCAGAGGGGGAAATAGGGTCTTTTGATATCTGGCTTTATGATGAATTAGAAACGCTATTACAGGTCTTCGTCTTTGACATCAGTTTGAATGAGCTATTTGAATTTGAAGATATTCAGACCAATGAAGATATTTATACAATTCGTTTTGCCTTGGGTGCAAAAGTAGATTATAGCGATACTCAGGTTGGCCATGGCTCACCTGTTGGAGCTGTAATTTACAATTCGGGGCAGACTATTAAGAATTACATTCAACCCAATCAGAGATTGAGAGGGGTAACATGCCGAGTAGAAAAGGCATTTTTAAAACGTATGTCTAAAGAAAATTGGAAGAACATTGAAGGATTCCTTAGCTTGAATAAACCTTGGATTTATTATGAATCAATTACTCCAGAGATGGAGCAATGTATACTAGATATGCTTCAACTTCAACAAAACGTCAATGGGAGATACGGATTTACAACTGGAAAAATATTTGAATTAGTTACTCTTTTTTTCTTACAGTTTTTCTCGAATAGATCCTTGAAAGCTTTCGCCTATATCTCTCCTAGGGACAAAGAAATTCTTTTTGAGATAAAAGATCGATTATTGTTCGACCTAACAAAGTCACTTTCGCTACAGGAGTTAAGCAGAGATTATGGAATTAATATCGCTAAACTTAGAAATTTATTTTTTCAAGTATTTGGAAGTACACCGCTCCAGTTTGTGATGAAAGAAAGATTATTTGAAGCTAAGCGTCAAATCATTATGACAAATAAATCAATTACTGAGATTGCTGATATTACAGGGTTTACAGATACCTCTCATTTGGGAAAATTATATAGACGAGAGTTTGGAGTAGCACCATTAGTACATCGGAAAAGGAAATGA